One Uloborus diversus isolate 005 chromosome 7, Udiv.v.3.1, whole genome shotgun sequence genomic window, TTCCAAAGGCGACCAGTTTGAAACCaaataatttattgattgctaaaggtcttcttatattattattttttgtgttttgttactttatttatttttaataaagttacattgaaaattgcttgcccatttttatttatttatttttttattattatttttgttttttttttgccgcaccctgtttggtttgcacagtcagcagaaacatagttctgtgattaaagttgtgcttgtttgttttatgaagaaggaaaataaattcttcactaaggatattggttaaattttgtttgcaaaaagtattaaatgttttttgatctatatgcagattatattatcatacaacttGTAATACCAAAtttagacagtattttaatatacaaagagggggtggggggaaaaaattgcatcagaatttgtATGAGAAATTTCAATTCACTTTTTGCTgaacatttcaattaaaacttcctgaaaagttaaaacaattctttttttttcaatttttccagaaCAGGAAATAAAAAATGGTTCTTTTCcgttttttcctgaaattttccgattgttttcatctctagttagaacaaaatagaattcaCAGTCAAAAAGGTCAGCCATCTTTTATTTCAACCATTGATGTACAGCATGTACTCAAGCATTTTTCCCAGtttatatctttatgtagaacaAGACTGgtgctgaaaattataaaaattgacctcattttttgcgaaataaatttattgtgaatGATGAATATTAAAGCAATAAGACATGTTAGTAATACTTATTGTCTTAATTCAGTCATTCAGTTATATTCCTTCTGTTAAAATTGTGTTTGAGGAAGAAgttgtttgaaaaatttgcagatataattttgatataaatgtgtgtatgtgaggttttttttttttttttttttttttttttgaaaataagtagtTTAGATCATTCTCAATAATTTCTTGTTACAATTTCACTAAGTGTTAAACAGTGCATTTCCAATTTTAAGTATGTTGCAAACGGTAGGTAAAATAGTTATTTTGTAAATTGTTCCATCTCACTGGTTTATTTGGCAATAAAATTGCTGATATTCTAGCTAAAAAGTGAACCAAGGTACTATTAATTCCATGGGGTCCTGTCCCTTATACCCTCTGTAGTGCCATAGTGTGcctgataaattaaaaaatgaatgatgaCTTTCGACCCAGGCTGGCTGATCAAATCGAACATAAGAGCTGGAGAGAACTCCTTTTAGCAATGCTAGCTGTCCCTGGAACACATAATACCACAGCTTTTTGTTTAGAGGCTGGGTGTGATTGCGTTGCTTTACACTTATTTAGACTCCACATCATTGCTTTCCCGAATTACATATTGTGCAGGAGTGACTTTTGGATGCTTTGCTTCTCAAAGATTGCCCTGAAATGTCTGAAAAAGAATCATCATTTGGAAGAATAGAAAGAGtttttcaattacaaatgttTGATATGTGTGTTTTTTGTTAAGTCCAAAAATCAGAGCTTTCTTCAGGGACCTAGCCAACTGGCTAAACCACAAGTAGCGGTAGGTAcgagggaccctggagtgaaaagtaaaAAGTGCCTTTTGTTACACAACAAGTGTCTAATATGTAAACCAGTTTGTTCCATGCTCTATTTCAAAACACTGTTTATCAACTCCTGTgtgaaaacaaaaacacaaaaaacttaaaagaatGCATTTGTTCTGAAATACAACCCATTGGCAttgtgatacagtgaaacctgtgtaagttgaccacttgcggtgcactactttagtggtcaacttaaacagctGGTGAACTTATAGAGGTTGCATTATATGCTATAGATCTAGTTCTGTGCatgaaaatagtggtcaacttagatacgtggtcaacttacaagtgtggtcaactttacaggttttactgtactctgAAATGTACTGAACAAACTGGATTACAAATTAGATGTTGTTGTGCAATAAAAGTCATCAGCATTGAACGTTTGAACTTGtacgttttgaataaaatgctcaCACATTGTACATTTGTGTAGTTGGAACTTGATTGAAAAATAACTTGGTATATTTCTCttcaaatatatgtattttaatgtgtgtagtagttttgaaaatataatttttttatttgtgctcaACCAATGTATTCATAGCtatatgtaattatttttcttagcTAGCAAAcaaaatcaagcatttttttaactttcatgatCGTTTATATATGCGATGAAAAGAAATCTACTTTCCTGTTTTTTAGCTTAAATATGAACttctttttaatataatattgcattaagtattttaaaaaaagtaatattgcTGTAAAGACTGGAACAAAGGTATTGAATTGCACTTATGTTTCCTGATTTTTTATTACAGGATCTCTTTCTTCACATTTATCCGAACGAAGTTCTAAAACTAGCATTCACCAAGACTCCATTTGAATCTGTGTTGCATCTGTTTGAATCAAGTAGTTGCTTAGTCTTTGGTTCAAAACTTTCACAGCTTAGCGATGTTTTGAAGTTGAGTAAAAAGACACAATATGTGTTTTTATTGGGAGGCATTATAGAAGATGCATTTTATAGTCAAGAACAACTTCAAAAAATCAGTCGACTGGACAGAGAAAAAAGTCATCAAGAATTGGCTCGTAATCTTGAGTGCATAGCATCTAGCACATGTGGTTCTTTGAGTCATCATACAAATGTTTTGTCTAGATACTTAACAGAACTGTCAAATGAAAAGTCATGATATGCTTCAAATAAAAAtcactaaaatgtaaatttgatatttcatacttctttttgacttctgagttttttttctaattagtaTTTATTATGAGCTTTGCATGAAGTCTTTTCTGTTTGATGTATTATAATTATTGCAGTTTTAGTAGAAAATTATATTTGTTCAATGTTCTCGAGTGTGGAAGAATctggaaaaaaataacagaaatctCTGTTAAATTTCCCAGTCAGTTTCATTTCTTCTTGTAATTTGTGTTTCCATCTTCCTTCTagattctttctttactttttttttttcaagatgcaCTCTGACATAAATACTATCAGATTCCACACAAAATACATATAACCATGAaaataatgcagaaaaaaattgtaatgcttTATTAGTGTGGGAATTGAATCAGAAGGAATTAGTATAGAACATGGCTCCAGCCATCACTTTCTCCTGGGAGAGAGGTTTCCGGCCAAACAGTACATACTACATGTAGctatctgtgtgtatgtgtatgaactTACTGTAACTGATAATATGGCTTAAAACCAAACCAAAAGTTCTGGACAGGAGGTGAACTCCTTGAGCTTCTAATATAAAGTTATCTCATATTTGAATAATATCCTTGTAATACTTGCTCTTATAAAAGGTTTTCTCCCAACAAGAGCACTCCTGTTGAGTGCCTGGTGATATGGAACCTGATGATATTATGATTTTCCTTTCTGTTATGTTGTAACCACCAATTGAACCCTAGCGTCAATAACCAAACATTTCCCTTTTTCTCAATAACTAGGTGCTGCAGTAcccattcaaatttttaagatatagagcatcaaaaaaaaaaaaaaaatctgacatccTTTCTATTTAAATGGAACTCTTTCTTTCACCCTCATCTTGGAAAATGTGTGTATCCTGTTTTTACCGGAAAGCAAAATAACCTATTGTTTTTCTGCTGTTTTATGCTTACGTTTTATGTTGAATGGTCTgtaaaaaagtggtttttttaaagttttttgtgaAACTGGATGCGGTAGGTTGTACGCTTTGGTATTTCATAGTGAATTTGCAGTATTTTATTTATATCAGTAGTGCTTAACTGAAGCCCGTGGACCAGATTGGACCTGCAAAGCTCATCCATTTATAGCTTGTTTTATCGAAAAAtattatctgcaatttttttcctTACTATCATTTGCTCAACCTTTACTGCCATGGTGTCTGAAATACATTGGTatactctaaaaaaaaaacagttgtataTTCCAgctgaaatattttaactgcatCACTAGAGACACAAAGCTCCTATATCAGTATCAATGCAATGTAACAATATGTTCGTATACTAACAAAAAGATAGAAGTTGTAATATTGCTTTCCACTTCACATCATGCGTAGCAAAAGCAACTCTGGGGCAACCAAAGGccacatttgttttgttttataacaaaacaaaatctagTGTTGACACAATTGatcaaatgcttcaaaattaaaCATTGGGTGCAGTACCCTCTGAAATCGTAATATACATGAATGCATGTTATGAGtgcacttaatttcattttaaacgcAATTATATCtgactttaatttttaacaaatatcaATACTACTTGGAAGTTTCTGTCTAAGATCTTCGATGTCACTTGCAGTGCGtttaagtgtttatttatttatattactttaCAATGTGAAAAAATTTTCGGACATGGAAAGTAAGTCCAATACTTTGAttttacaccaaaaaataaatgaaaaaattgcaaaatgagcttttacaaaaaaaatcgtttgtgatCATGTTTTAGATATTTTAGGGAAAATAAACCACGCCTCAACTTGCTGCAAATATGCTCATGATTTTAAACTCTACACTTCTCTTACCcttcagaaaaatttaaatggcgAACACAACGCTCTCTTCCCCATCAAATATAAACAACGGCTAACTACATGTAACTGTCAAGAACAATAAAATTTGGGGAAGCGATTTCAGAAAGGGGTTGGAGAGATATGAGAGAAAACAGGGTCATGTTTTGTTTAAGGGAGtcattttacatgagaatcaTCAAGAATGGTGTCAGTAGCATTTTGAAGGAGTATTTTGTGATGCAC contains:
- the LOC129225547 gene encoding 39S ribosomal protein L10, mitochondrial-like, which gives rise to MSSILAQFKECGLRRIGLILTSRSITFRTRNPGDPHFDRKRMIEVCKPMFIPDKRHELETCASAVLVSENAVHPYHRILCNELKMSWEASPVRMIFHLNSAKEKYKKEVRNMFFKKDLFLHIYPNEVLKLAFTKTPFESVLHLFESSSCLVFGSKLSQLSDVLKLSKKTQYVFLLGGIIEDAFYSQEQLQKISRLDREKSHQELARNLECIASSTCGSLSHHTNVLSRYLTELSNEKS